Below is a window of Dictyostelium discoideum AX4 chromosome 1 chromosome, whole genome shotgun sequence DNA.
AACACTTGATTTGCTTGATTTCATTGggtttgaaattgaaattaatgatgctaaaaacaatttataataattgttaaaattagtttttttttttttttttttttttttttattttaaatatgtattttaaaatttacatAAAATGCTcatttttggaaatttaattgattgtttttaaaatttgatttagaATATAggatataattttattttattttttttattttatagttttatttttttttttaattttttacattttttttttttttttttttttttttttgattttatttaaaataattttatttttattatttatctgTACATATcaaacaacaataaaaattgCATATCTATAACCAAAAATATcatatgattttttaaaaattatttaaaaaatatttaaaaaaacagattgttcaaattaattttttaataaaaaaaatatatttataaatgtgGTTATTCAATCCCTATAATATTATTCAgatttttctaaatttaggaagttaaaataaatttgtaaactaagtttttcaattttccatacaaataataataattttatttaaaattttcttaaaaataaaaaaaaaactaattttatatatgtatcatttttttttttttttttttttatttttaagaaaattaatttagaaattaataaaaataataataataaaaatacattttaatttctatatTTTCACAATTTCTTTATcccaatttaataaaaattgaaaaaaaaaaattacaatgaGGTgtgaataaaaattaatttatttatctttgtatttttgttttttttaaaaattataaccaCATGAACTATATCCGTAACTATAACTATAACTATACCCATATCCAGTTGGTGAATATGCACGAGTATTTGATGATTTAGGTGAAGTATaagaaattgtttttatatgaCTACTTGCAATTGTAATACCTTCCATTGAAACTGctgaataataattattatttgatgatacAGTACTATTTTTTGATGGAGAAgaaattgatattgaaattaatgatgctattaaattttatataaaattagtaaaatttttttttttttttttttttttttttgtatatcacaaaaaattataaaaatactaattaatattacataATATACTCATTTTggtgttatttttttaattttaattttaatttttaaaattttttttttctttttttttttttttttttttttttttttttgtgtataaaaataaaaaaaataattttaaattataaatttaaaattttttttttttatttcaatccTTATCtggttaaataaaaaatttttacaaatgattgatttataataatattaaaaaaaagatttttttttttttttttttttttctttttttttttttgggttatTTCagattaattttgaaaagacAATAACGTacatgttttaattttacaaaaaagtttatgaactttttcaatttttttttttttttttttttaaaaaaaggaatgaatagtagaaaaaaaatatttaattaataggAAATAgtcagattttttttttgtttatttaccATATAAAGAGTAATAACActagattttaaaataataaactctTTGtataaacataaaaaaatgaaattgaatgaAAGGGAATTTCCACCTTGGTTAACAcaagatttttaaataattgaattttttattttcaatttgaaattgaataaattttaccaattgaaacctttctataaaattttagtgttattatattttagttatcaaataaaaaaaattataaaataacctttaattttgataataaaaaaaaaaattaaaacaattctaaaataataataattattatagtaattattttttcatttttaaaataaaatttttaaaaatgataataaatgatataaaaaataagtagacaaaattttaatttttaggGGTAGGGGGGAATGatgaataaattttattttatttattttacaatatattattacaacaaaTGTAATGTAATTGTTATAGaaacaattgttttaattacaGCCacatgatgatgatgaaaaggATGAACCGTAACTATATGTGTAACCATATTGATAAGTTGGTGAAGTGTAGGTGTAATAGGTTGTTTGAGAACCAtcagaattattaattataccAGATGAtgaattaccaccaccacatgAACCACATGCTACTGAATTGGCACCCATTGATAATTTACTACCACCATTTGCAACATTTGAATTGCTTGATTTCATTGGGTTTGAAATTGATGTTAATGCagctaattaaaaaaaaaaaaaaaaaaaaaaaaaaaaaaaaaaaaaaaaaaaaaaaaaaaaaagggttttaaaaatttaaatattaatttataaatgtttttttattaaattttaaaaaaattatttcttaCATAAGATACtcatttttagtttttgttttaaataatattttgatttaatggctttatggttttttttttttcttttatactttttttttttttttttttttttttttttggaattttagttatatttattttttttatgacaAATAGattcattctttttaaaatctttaaaaccTTTCATAAACAATacattatataatataaatcttttatttttttaagatttaacgattttataaaaatagtagattttaaaaataaaaaaaaattcaataaattaaaatgaaaaattttgaaatagaTCATAGGTTCCAAAGGTGagaaaaaagttaaataataattttaaatcaaagaaaaaaaaaattataattttaactGGGTATAAgtgaattaaattaatttattaattttacaatttatttttacaaaaaatgtATTGCAGTAGTTATTGAAAAACACTTATTTAATGACAACCACATGATGATGAACCTGATGAACTATAGCTATAACTATAATTGTATGTGTAAACTGGTGAAGTGTAAGAGTAATAAGTTGTTTGAGAACCATCagcattattaattgtaccAGATGATGAGTTACCTCCACCACATGAACCACATGCGACTGAATTGGTACCCATTGATAatctaccaccaccatttgCAACACTTGATTTAGTTGATTTCATTGGGTTTGAAATTGAAGTTAATGCAGCTAagttaaatgaaaaaaaaaaaaaaaaaaaaaagttttaaaaattaatatatcaatttataaatgtttttattatatataaaaaaatgaattcttACATAATATgctcattttgtttttaaataatattttgatttaatggttttataattttttttttttttcttttatacttttttttttttttttttttttttttttttttttaaggcaTTTTGgttataatcattttttaatatttttctaaaataaattgattcatcatttttaaaatctaaaaactttttatacaaaacataataatatataaaatcttttatttttaatagattaaacgattatataaaaatagttgtttttaaaaaaaaaaattctataactctataatgaaaattttcaaaagtaaaaaaaaaaaagttaaataataattttaaaatcaaataaataaattaataattaaaaaaaaataataattagagGGGAAAAgtgaattaatttaatttattaattttacaaattatttttacaaaaaaatgtAATGTAGTAgttaacaattttttaatgacATCCACATGATGATGAACCAGATGAACTATAGCTATAACTATAATTGTATGTGTAAACTGGTGAAGTGTAAGAGTAATAAGTTGTTTGAGAACCATCagcattattaattgtaccAGATGATGAGTTACCACCTCCACATGAACCACATGCGACTGAATTTGAACCCATTGATAatctaccaccaccatttgCAACACTTGATTTAGTTGATTTCATTGGGTTTGAAATTGAAGTTAATGCAgctaaattaaataaaaaaagaaaaaataaagttttaatattattttataaatattttcatataaaatataaaaaatgaattcttACATAAGAtactcattttattttagtttttgtttttaaaaaatattttgatttaatggttttattgttttttttttttttcttttatactttttttttttttattttttttattttttatttatttttgttaatacatttttaaatttagttaaaattatttttttggtttttaatAAGATAAATAGATTCAtcctttttaaaatctataaTAACTTTTCATAAACACAATACattataaaaatcttttatttttaaaagattaaacgattttatttaaatagtggtttttaaaaaaaaaaaaaaaaaattcaaaaataataatgaaaaatttaaaaaatagatcaTAGGTTTCAATAAGGTAAAAATATacctaaaataataattttaaaatcaatcaaatataaaaaaaaaaaaaaaaaaaaaaaaaaaaaaaaaaaaaaaaaaaaaaaaaaaaaaaaaaaaaaaaaaaattataattaggGGGTAAAAgtgaattaatttaatttattaattttacaatttattattacaacaaaTGTAATGTAGTAGTTATTGAAAGACAACTGTTTTTTAATGACAACCacatgatgaagatgaaccTGATGAACTATAGCTATAACTATAATTGTATGTGTAAATTGGAGAAGTGTAAGTGTAATAAGTTGTTTTGGAACCATCagcattattaattgtaccAGATGATGAACTTCCACCACCACATGAACCACATGCGACTGAATTTGAACCCATTGATAATCTACCACCGCCATTTGCAACACTTGATTTGCTTGATTTCATTGGGTTTGAAATTGAAGTTAATGCagctaattaaaaaataaaaaataaaaaataaaaatataaattttttaaaaattaatattaaaattctaattgtttttttatttttataatatttttttattttttttttaatttcttttattaaatataaaaaaggaaatgaATTCTTACATAAGATACTCATtttgtttgattttatattaaataatgttttgatttgaataataaaaaaaaaaaaaaatttatttatactttttttttttaaaatgcacatttatttaaaaataaaaatttaattataaataattttaaaaaataaattataacttatattttctttaaatattttcatcCACATCTATAATATCTAAAAGGCGCggtttttgaattaaaaaaaaagcaatctagattaattaatataaaaaaaaaaaaaaaacccaagatatataaaaaaaaaaaaataaaaaataaacccaaagacatataaaaaaaaaaccaaagatagataaaaaaaaaaaatcgatttcttttttagatGACActcatattaaaattaaaagttttaaaaaaaaattataatttttcattataatttattgttttcaatcacaagtaaaaaaaaccaatatcttaatttttttaatagataaaaattttttaaaaaaaaaattaaaaaaaaaaaattttttaataaaaaaaaaaaaaaaaatttatttttttattgttatgtatttatatattttattttatttttatatttgtatatattttatttattttatttattttttttttaaaaaaaaaaaataatatatcattatttttttatttttttttattttttttttttttcactttttttttctattcactcaaattagattttatcacccaaaataaaaataattaaaactaaaaaaccaaaaattgCAAAAAAGTTTGGAATATTActtgttgaattatttttttgaggtTCATTTGTTTTTGGAGGTTTTGTAGTTTGATTTGgttcatttgaatttaacgatgatgaagataaggatgatgaagatgttgTATTTGGGGAAGGTGATGgatttgaagaatttgatggtgatggagTTTCTTTAAAGATACATTTAACAGAATATGGACCAACTAAAGCagcattatcaattgaacaattgaataaattaattgtataattatttgttaaacATTGTTTATCATCAGTTTCAATATATGatgtaaaattataattattaacattatctTTTGAAgaagtaattttaaaagaatttgaacAACCATTATTACAAACATCTAATGAAACTTCTAATTGTTTTCCTTTACATGATCCAACTGTTGAATTTacataaaaattaataacacTATCAAGTGGTaatgattgaattaaattaataattgaaattaataaaaataataaaattaaatttttcattctttttttttcttaaataatatttatttatatatatatatatatatatatatatatatatgatttgatttaaataataataataactttgaaaaaaaaaagatttaaatatttttttttttttctattttaaaattttttattttttattttttaatttttttttttgtttacacatatttattttttat
It encodes the following:
- a CDS encoding hssA/2C/7E family protein, giving the protein MSILSALTSISNPMKSSKSSVANGGGRLSMGSNSVACGSCGGGSSSSGTINNADGSKTTYYTYTSPIYTYNYSYSYSSSGSSSSCGCH
- the ponK gene encoding ponticulin-related protein, coding for MKNLILLFLLISIINLIQSLPLDSVINFYVNSTVGSCKGKQLEVSLDVCNNGCSNSFKITSSKDNVNNYNFTSYIETDDKQCLTNNYTINLFNCSIDNAALVGPYSVKCIFKETPSPSNSSNPSPSPNTTSSSSLSSSSLNSNEPNQTTKPPKTNEPQKNNSTSNIPNFFAIFGFLVLIIFILGDKI
- a CDS encoding hssA/2C/7E family protein, whose translation is MSILSALTSISNPMKSTKSSVANGGGRLSMGTNSVACGSCGGGNSSSGTINNADGSQTTYYSYTSPVYTYNYSYSYSSSGSSSCGCH
- a CDS encoding hssA/2C/7E family protein; protein product: MSILSALTSISNPMKSTKSSVANGGGRLSMGSNSVACGSCGGGNSSSGTINNADGSQTTYYSYTSPVYTYNYSYSYSSSGSSSCGCH
- a CDS encoding hssA/2C/7E family protein gives rise to the protein MSILSALTSISNPMKSSNSNVANGGSKLSMGANSVACGSCGGGNSSSGIINNSDGSQTTYYTYTSPTYQYGYTYSYGSSFSSSSCGCN